The window CTGCCAGCTCTTGGATACACACTTCTGTTTGGGTCACAAGAGGAAGTCACCCTCTTGTACAATATCTGTGCAAACACCAAATCCTACTCACCTCTGATGTTCACAACAAGTTTGAGCTAAGCAAAGCACTCTACCCATGGACAATGCTAAGATGCTGGTCATCTCAGAAGAAGATCAAGCGAGCTTGATGTTGAAGGGAGAGTGTGATATAATTGATTGTGAGATATGATGAGATAAATCAGGCAATTGAAATTACTCTTGGGTCCCAAACATGGGTTGTAAGATTTTTCCAAGCAGTGAAGACATTCAGCGCGCTGCACATTTCAGAGATTGAGGTTTGAAACCTAACtaaacaaataatgaaaattaaaaaataaaaataaaaccaataatGAAATGGAAcattgttgtggtttaactctgttgggcagctcagcaccacacagctgctcactCACTCTCCCCACGTAGGATTGGGGAGAGAATTGGAAAGGtaagcaaaacaaggaattcattTACAGTTTCCCATTGGCAGGCGGGTGTTCAGCCACATCAGGAAAGCAGGGCTGATCACCTGTAACAGTTTCTTGGGAAGATAAATTCCATTACTTTGAATGTTCCAGCCATCCTCCTTCTTTCCCCTGCTGTTTTGTTGCTAACCATGATGACATATGGTATGGGACATCCCTTTGGCTAATCTGGGTtggctgtcctggctgtgtgtCCTCCTGACTCCTTGTGTCTCCCCAGCTCCTCATTGCAGAGCAGTGTAAGAAGTGGAGATGTCCTTGGCTGTGTGTAGCAcagctcagcaacaactgaaatGTCGGTGTGTTATCACTGCTACTCATAGAATTGTGGAATGgccttgggttgaaaaggacctcaaagatcattgagtttcaacccccctgctatgtgcagggtcaccaaccaccagaccaggctgcccagagccacatccagcctggccttgaatgcctccagggatggggcatccacaacctctctctATTTTCATTGCAGATCCAAAACACGGCATCATACAAGcctctgcaaagaaaattaactctatcccagccaaaatATGACAAATATAAAATCtacaaaccaaagaaaaaaggtgGCGACACGTCACAGGGAAGGGATAAAAGCAACACTTTTGGTCTGATTAGGTGTAAAACACATAATGTTCCCAgtgttttttctccattccaAGTCAAGAAGTATGAAGAGGAAAATCTTAGTGTATGCTCCCCTTTGTGCATTGCACCACATAGATACGTGAAGGAAGCCAAGCTCACATACCATGTAGGTATTGTAGTGACATGCAGGTGTCACTACAGTGTGACAGTTAGAACTATTGCCACTCCCAGAAGAACAAGGAAATATTCATAATGTGACCACGGAGATGGGGGAAGAAGTGGCTGTATCTTGACAACCCCAGATCAAATGTTAATTCTAAGCAAAAGTTCATTCTATTATAGGTTGTCAGGTGCCAAATAACAGGCCAAAAACATATCTTGAAAGCCAGAGAATAATTGCCCATGATATCTGGATCAATATCTCAGTACACAGTGCTCCAGGCACAGAGGGTTACCAGCTCTACTGTGAGGgaactaagagaaaaaaaattcagtgcatTAGGAAATGTGGAGAGATTTTTCAGGATCATTTAGGAAACATCCTCTTTGCTTGTTGGTTACTCTTAAGCACATAATAAGTCAATTTCAGAAAAGCGTTGATTAAACTGGGTTAAATTGACGTGATTACGCTGAATTATCCATGTCATGAAAAATTTCACTGAGACGGAGGAAATGGCCACCCAGATCCCAGCAAGGTCTGCTGAAAGGTATGTGGGTTTGCTTCTCTCCCTGCAAAAGAGCTTCGTCCTACCCAGGATTCATCTGGATGCCTCAGACTCACTCTGAAATGAATTtcaggatgagagggaatggcctcaagttgctccagggaggttcaggttggatattaggaaccatttcttctcaggaaaagcagtgaggcagtggcacaggctgcccagggaggtggtggagtcaccgttcctggaggtgtccaagagccgtgtggatgtggcactgagggccatgggcagtggtgtgatgggctgctggttggactgggtAGTCttaagtggtcttttccaactgtaatgatcctatggttctgtgaatTATCTTCATCTTGGAAATCAGTTGTCCCTTCATTGCTCCCACTTGCATGGCTCACTCTGCCTCTACATTTGCTGGATTTTGGAAGCATCCCTGAAGACACTGAGGCAAGCAAGCTTCCCTGATTCACCCCATCAGAGTATCTGACTTACATAGGCAACTTCTGTCTGATTCCCGCAGTGGTCGGATGCTCTGGAGTAGCACTTGGAGTGGATACATGCCCAGGCCACCTGGCCCCAAGCACAGCCCCAACTTAAGGCCACCATCCACTTTGTAATCCTACCACAGAGAATTTGAGAGCATTTGGGAACTGTGGCGGTCGCTAAGAAAGAAGTCGCATTTTACTGTGGGGACCAGAGCTTCCCGCTGGCCGGCAGCCAGGAGCTTGCTTCATCTCTGAGTGCTCCCTGTgcattctgctctgctgcccctctccACGGAGGTGGTGTGGCAGACACCTCTGTGCAGCCTTCGCCTCCCATCAGTGCCATCAGAGAACCGCCCTGGGGAGCCTGGGCTGAgacatgtgcatgtgtgtgtgagagCACGTGCGTGTGCGTGCGcctgtgcacacacagctgtgtttgttttgtgctgGATATAGGAGAAAACAAGATTATTTATGTTCTAATAACTGTGTGTTCCCTGCGCGAACTATTTTCTGCTCTGATTTATTGTTCTCTCTAGGCCTGCCCGCAAGCATTGTTCTTATATTTGGAGCCGGTCACACTTTTTTCCATCTGCAAATGGAAATCTTAAATCTAATGGCGTAttaaataacaatttaaaaaacaacaacagaccAACAAAGCAGATTTGGGGGAAGGAGGAGTTTCACTCCTCTGTTTTCCCattgtttcttctctctcatcttccctttccttttacGCTTTCTCCCACCCACCCTTTTACCCGTTACATCTCTGGAAGGCAGAGgcttttctcccttctgcttctcaggAGTTTTGACTCAATCTCAGACAGTTTTCACGCGGTCTGGGTAAAAATTCTTTTAAAGTCTTGTCTTCACATCTTTCCCCTTTACTCAATGTTTTAAATTCTCCTCACCAGCTCAGAGTCTCAGTCTTTTTTGAGGCGTGAAATCCCCCCCAGCTCTATTGCCCACACAGCAAAAGGAGCATGAACAAGGCAAGAGACTGTGTAAGAAAACCAAGGGAGAATAACAACAATTTGGTTAAGAAAAACGAGTCATCCAGCACTGTgccacaagaaaacaaacaaaacaaatccagaatgtatgtattttttcctttcttatggGCCGTATCTATCAAGCAAGATAACATCTTGTGCTGTTATATTTGTTCTCTAAACTAGATGCACAAACTGCTCTGTATGtagcctccagggatgctgtCACCACACAAACGCTGTCATTAAAGTGTTGGTAGGAGGTCCATTAGAAAATGccaggagaaaaacagctgGGGGCTGGAGGGTCTTTTTAGGAAAAGCAACTAATGCACAAATCTGGAACAGCTGGGTGCTTGGAAATTAGGACTCTTTAGGAGGTCTCCCACACATCGCTGTAAAACTGCAAGCTTGCTGGAGTTTTTTGACCCGTGCTTCGCTCTAGATATGCTCCACGTCCTCCAGCTTCTCTGTCCACTTCATGCTAAGCCTCTCTGTGGCTGTAAGCCTCTGCCAGTTAACTCCCCAATGGTCTCTGGGCAATGTCTCCGTGCTCCTCTGTCTCTCCTTCCAATTCTCTTGGTTTCTTGGTACTGTTTCAATCCCATATCTCAGCTGctcaagaggaaagaaaattagcTTAGAGGATTCCTCCCCTCTTCCATCGGCTGCCCCTATTATTTACctcattaagaaaaaagcataTCCAGCTGTGGAGCTAGAACCAagcctgctggagttcaaggggCATTTGGACACCGCTCTCAGATACAcggtttggattttgggtggtgctgtgtggagccgggaattggactcagtgatcattgtgggtcccttccaacttgggttattcagtggttctgtgattctatgaaaaggatAACCATAAATTATTAACTCTGCAATACCTTCAGTGTTAAGACTAAAAGAAAGACTAAAACTGAACTAATGCAGAAGTCTTGTCCTGCCCGTTGTTCCAGAACAGTGAATTCTGAGGGTTTCTGATCCTGAAAAATCAGGCGCTTTTGGGTAGAGGCCTCTAGAGGTCACCAGAACAGAATTAATAAGGCAGAGCGAAGCCCAGATAGGGAGCGTAAATTGCTTCGTTTCCATGGAGACTACATACCTGTCTGTGTCCCCTCCCACAAGCAATCCAGACATCGTTAAATAGCGAATAACATCAGATGCCAGAAAAACCATAACCTCCTGGACAAACTTCGCTGTACAGAAGTCAGGTCCCTTTCGTGTAAGAAAGCAGTCGCTACATTGGCATCTCTTGTCAGAATCTCACCCGCACACTTCTGTAACAAAacctgccctggcacagctggagtCTGGGCTCTCTCGTGCCCCACATCTGTTAGCCCAATAAACGCTATGAGTGTCACCAAACCATGAAGGATGCCAGTTCTATCCCTAGCACTGGTGCAGGAAAGCAGTAACTCAAAACAGAGCACAGGCTGCATGTGCGTGTTGCATAACTGGTAAAGACTTCTCTACTTTTCTTTTCACCCTGTGAGTTATTGTCTGAAGAGGCAGGGATCCCCGTAAAGAATGAAGTTGCCTTCCAGGTCACTTATTCTTACAGAGAAGGTTTAGAGAGGAGCTACAATTTAATTATGATTAAAAGGTTGCCGTGAGGCCAAAGGCCTCATCTGCTTCGTgtaagagcagaaggaaaagctcaAGTAATTTTCCTGAGCTCTCTCCAGGATTTAGGAATGAAGCAGGCTGTGAAGGAGGGAGCTGGGGACAGCTGAGGTGAATATTTATTACAAGACAGCAAACAGAACCTGGTCCTTTCTGGAGAAGCTCCTCTGGAAAGAGCAAAGGTATTTATTTTGGGGCAGCCACTGGAAGGGAGGCCTGTGGTGTTTCTTGcacaggctttcttttttttttcctcccctgaaAAGCCAGAAGAGTTGAACATAGCCACGTAACCTGTGCCTTGTGGGGTCACTAAGGGCAGTGTAGGGGCACGGAGCTCCTTTGCTGTCAGATACAGGGTACTGCTGGCCCAGGACAGGGAAGTTTTTTCTGAATATGCAGCATGAAGCAAGAAATTGTCCCTTCAACAGACTTTGTAGCCACTTCCACCTTCCCCTGTGGTCCTGCCTTGGCTTCAGTGGCAGCAGGTGCTTTGCACCCCCTGTGTCCTGCTCTGCGAGCAGTGCAGTAATAGGATCGCCCTGAGCGTGCTCGCTCAGATTAGCACACGTTATTTTTGCAGGCTGGAACTGTGATGCTGCAGCCTGCTTGGAGTCCATGTGTTGGTCCCTAATCCCAGGCAAAGCCCTACAGAGGTCAGCAAGGCCACAAACAGAGGAATGTGCCCACCTGAAAGAGATCAGGGTTGTTTTCATTGGGGCATGTCAATCTCAGAGAGGAAACGTTTGTAAGAGTCTTACAGCcatcatagaattacagaatcatagaatggcctgggttgaaaaggaccacaatgatcacgtagtttcaacccccctgctatgtgcagggtcgccagccaccagaccaggctgcccagagccacatccagcctggccttgaatgcctccagcaatggggcatccacaacctccttgggcagcctgttccagtgtgcaCAAATTAATGAGGAGCTTCTCTTCTTCTCAGTTCTCTTTTCAAAGTAGGGTCCTGCAGAACAtttgcttctccttcctcctctccaaacAGCAGTCTCATCAAAATTTCTCCCTGGCTGCCATCTGTAACAAACAGAACACCACCCCTTTTGCTATTTACAGTACGATTAACCTTTAGCAAATTAGCCTGTGAGCATCATGAAAGGATTAAGGCAACACACCTTTGACTTGTTCCCACTGTGCAAGTGGTGCAGGATCAgggctgtatttttctgttgtctgtACTGGCAAACTGGGCAGCAACAGGGATATACACATTGAGAGATTCTAAGAGACACGATCCAATGGAGGCAGCCCCGGCCTTCCTCTGTGTGTTTGTGCTTCCCTTCTGCTGAGCGGGAAAGAATGGTAGCACGAATATGGAGCCATGCCCCAGCCACCTCAGCTTCATCTTGTAGCTTATACAGCCAAAGAAGGAAGTGGCTGCCAAAATATCAGGCTGTGATGCACAGCAGCAGCGGTCAGGACACATAGCCAATTTTGCCTAGCACTGTCAGATCAGTCCCAGATTTCTGTGCGTGCATCTAGGAGGAATAATGCATGTGCAAGGAGGCCAAAGCTGCTGGAAAGCCTTAGACCTCTGGCCCTTGTGTAGCCAAGTGGATCTGTGCAGAGGCACTGGACGTGCCCGGGTTATCTGGACGGCTTCCTGCTTGCTGCCTGGCCTCTGGGAGCAATCAGGCAAATGAGCAAGTTCTTCAAATTCCATCACAGAGCTCTGATGGAAAAAGACGCCTTCTCCAGGGGAATCCTGcctctgctcctcttcccaCACAGCTGTAACTCCTGGCAGAGAGGCAGGGCAAATAGTAAAGACAGCAATGTCTTCAGCCAATGCAGCTGCAACTGCCAGAGTTAATGTCCCAGAGTCCAAAACCTCAGGACTcaaagctgcagcaggggaTGACCACAGCACAGTGGCACTCAGACTGGCAGGTAATGTTTTCACGTGATCAGCAGCTTTGAGTCTTATGCTATCCTTCCGACATAGGATTGTCCTACTTTACCTCTGCCACCTCCTCCTTGGGCAGCAAAATCACCAACAACGAGACAATTTCAGCTCAGGGGATAGGGATTTTGGGAAACAGCTTCTCTTCAAACCACAGCACCTCCACCTCCTCCGTGTCCTAAAACTTTAGCAGAACAGTAATTGTTGGTAGTGCCTcacacttttatttctttagcaCCAAGATTCAGATGGTATCGCAGAGCAACACTCTTGAGGCAAACCCTGGACAGTTCCTTTGCTTGCAATTTGGTGTAAACCACTTCCTTACGCTTCTTCAGATCAGTGAGCATTTGAACTTAATACAAGTTAAACAACATATTTAACCTTATTGTGAGTTCAGTCCATGCGTGGCTGGGTCAGGGAACATAACCCTGTCATTCTTTCATGATAAAATGTTTACCTAGAATGTCTTTTACAACAGGAGAATGGTTTGGACAAGAGAGGGAAGGCAACTTTGGGCTTGCAGCATGCTCTGACCAGGCAGAAACACAGCCTGAGGTGCTGCAGTGAAGCAAATGAGTAGCAACAATTCAGCATTGCTAGGAGGAAAGGCTCAAACAGCATCTTTTGAGGCAGTGAGCTCCAAACTCTTCACGCTGTCATGGTACAGACATTTCTAACAGTGTTCAGAATAGCCAAATAGCTGGTGGGGAGGAACAAGGGACTGGTCTGGTTTCAGACTCACCCTCCATATTACAGCACTGCCTGAGCAGCAAGGTGTCTGACCGAGCTCATGATATAATTGAAGGTTGCAATTTTCTGGTGATAGCACTGCAAGACCACACTATGAATTTAATAGtaataaaatgaatacaaaGTATAGTTGATGCCAGACAATGAAATGAATGAGTGTAGTAAATAATTAACACAACCATGTGTCTTCTTGTGTAATTGATGACCAGCTCCTTACTTAATTTGCTGCACAGAACATGAAAGAGGAGTGACGAAGGTAACCTGCTGGTGATACAGGCATTATTTGGAAATTCAGGTTGTTCCTTAGGGCTCTGATTCTTGACCAATTCAGTAGCAAAATGCTAACAACACATCTAAAGCCAACAGGAACCATAAAGCAAAGTCTCAAGTTACTCACACCGTATGTGTCAGTAAGTTTGTGGTAGTATGTCAAGTTGTGATACGTCATACAGGGCTTTGGGGAGCAAGCACATCGACTGCTTGTGGGGGTGACCACCTCCCGCAATGGCAGAGTATCCATTGCCACTGCAGCTAAGCCATAGACGCAGAACTacacaatcacagaaccattaaggttggagaagacctctaagctcacccagtccaaccagcagcccatcacaccgtgcccactgcccatggccgtcagtgccacatccacacggctctggaacacctccagggacggtgactccaccacctccctgggcagcctgtgccactgcctcaccgctcctTCTGAGGAGAAATGCTCCCTAACACCCGGCCTGCTCCCACAGGGACTGTGCCTCAGAGCCCTCAGCACGCAGACGTTCTGTCCATTACGAGGGATGGCCAACCTGGTGGGAAGGCTTGACTGCTAGCGCTTAGAGTCAGTTTAGAGCCCGGGGAGCAATCGCTTACGTAGGCCTACAGCTATGAGCTTTTTGCCAATTCACAACGAGCCAACCTGAAGTTAAACAGTCTTCTAAACTCCGCCCTCACGGAGCGAAGCGCACAGACGTGCAACCACCGCCCCGCCCGCGCCGCGTCCCAAATAACGTCACATCGCGGGGGGGGGACATAGCGCGTGGGCAGCTCCGCGCCCTCGGTTGCCAGGAAGTGACGTCACACCAGCGCGACCAGCAGCTGCCCTCGGCGCGCCGGAAGGGCCTTGGCGCCGCGGTGACGTCTGCGCTTCCTTCTTTCCCAGCGAGGCAGCAGCGCAGGTGGGTGTTATTCCGCCGCGTTCCCCCATCCGCCGCCATCCGCGCTTTCGCTGCGGCGGAGCCGCCGCTTCTGCCTGTCCTCGCTCTTCCCCACCTATCATCTCTCTGTcccggggaggggaggggaggggggaagggcCGCCTCGCTGTCGCCGGCGGTAACGGCCGGTGCGGCCCTGCTGCCTCTTCCCGCAGAGCGCCATGGGCCGCGTCATCCGGGGCCAGAGGAAGGGCGCGGGCTCCGTCTTCCGCGCCCACGTGAAGCACAGGAAGGGCCCGGCTAAGCTCCGCGCCGTCGACTTCGCCGAGAGGCACGGCTACATCAAGGGCATCGTGAAGGTAAGGGGGGAAGGGGGCTGTGGGCACCCGCAGGGAGCGCTGGGCCCTGAAACTCGTAACCTCACCTGTGTGAGGGGCTTGAAGTGCCGTCAGTTGCTCTCAGAGCTGACTCCTGTAGGCTGCTGACGTCTTGTGGGATCGGCTGTCACTGAGGAGCTTTCTGTAATGCAAGAAACGTGAGTGAGGGGAGTTGTGCTGATAGTAGCGTACACTTAAAAGAAAGAACCTTCATAAGTACAGCCCGCTGGGGCAAGGTGGTACCTTTTGTCTGGGCTTTGATAGCGTTTCAGGCGGAGTGCTGCAGGCATGTTACTGATCAGTATTATCAGATTCGGAGTTTCCCAGATAACCTGCACTAAATCTTAGAGGTTTATTCGcttatcagagaatcatagaatggcctgggttgaaaagggccacaatgatcagcgagtttcaacccccctgctatgtgcagggtcgccaaccaccagaccaggctgcccagagccacatccagcctggccttgagcccctccagggatggggcatccacaacctccttgggcaacctgttccagtgcgtcaccaccctctgtgtgaaaaacttcctcctaatatccaacctaaacctcccctgtcccagtttaaaaccattccccctggtcctatcactatccaccctcataaacagctgttccccctcctgtttgtacgctcccttcaagtactggaaggtcacagtgaggtcttcccagagccttctcttctccaagctaaacaagcccagttccctcaacctttcctcataggagaggtgctccagccctctgatcatctcagtgtccctcctctggactcattccaagagctccgtgtcttgtactgggggctccaggcctcTATGCAGTACTCCATCTGTACATCGTTGTGTGTTGGACTGGATTCTCTTCTGAATGAACTAAGTGAAGAAGAAACAGCGTGCACTCCCTTGTTTTGGGGGGAGGGTAATATAAATTGGATATACTTGATACCAACTGGAAGTTTAGAAATGCTTGCAAACGGGGTCACTGCTCTGTGATAGAGATAGGTGAGGTGGTATTCTTACacatgaatttattttcaatttacttctgaaaaaataaagattgcCCTAAAAAGGTGGGCCCCGAGTGAGAATTCCCTTAATAGTAATCATCTTCGGTTTCTGTAGTTCTTGGATTTCTGCTGAACCTGTGACAAATTCTGTATCCGGAGCACATCTTTGTTCCCACAGGACATCATTCATGATCCTGGCCGAGGTGCTCCCCTTGCCAAGATAGCGTTCCGTGACCCGTACAGGTTTAAGAAAAGGACCGAGCTGTTCATTGCTGCTGAGGGTATCCATACCGGTCAGTTTGTTTACTGTGGCAAGAAAGGTGAGTGAAGACCAAACTTGCATTGCCTGAGAGGTTTCAGGAGGTTTAAAGCAGCTGTTGTCTGAATACATAGAGCATGGGAtgctgaggtgctgctgggtgctttTACAAAGGCCGTAGCTTCAGTTACTGTAAGCAAACATATTTCCTTCTTGGAGATGGAAGTCTCATACAGCCTGTTTCAGCAAGCCTGACTGCGGTGCTCTCAAGTGTTTGGATTGTTTTATCTACACAGGCAGCTTTTGCCTGCCTTTGGGTTACAGTGGCTGTAGAAACTTGGATTGCAACTGAAATAAGTGCCCCCGTCTGTTGGTATGCGTGCATGTATGCAATGCCCTTCTGTGCATAGGGAGCCGTGTTAAATAGAGTTGTGGTCGGAGTAGTGTCTGGGAGCCTGactgaagcagctgctgctctgtgattgTTCTTTGCAGCTCAGCTGAACATTGGCAATGTCCTGCCTGTTGGCACCATGCCGGAAGGCACCATCGTGTGCTGCCTCGAGGAGAAACCTGGTGATCGTGGAAAGCTGGCCCGTGCTTCTGGCAACTATGCTACCGTTATCTCTCACAACCCcgaaacaaagaaaaccagagTGAAGCTGCCCTCTGGCTCCAAGAAAGTGATTTCTTCTGCAAACAGAGCTGTTGTCGGTAAGCGGGGACAACCAGGAACTTGTCTTTCAGCTCAGCTGGCGTGCAGCTCAACGAGCTGTCAAAGTAGGGGCCCTGTTCCCACTGCTAGCTAGAGAGCAGTGTGATTTAGAGGTGTATTTGACTAGACCCAGGATTATGAACGGATATGGTCTTTGGGCGGATGCCTAACTTGTATGTTATAGCTGCTTTACTTTTGGTAATGGGAGCTTAAATTTAGGGATGCTTTGAGCTagtaagaaagcagaaaagtaagTGCTGTTTACTTTCAAGAGATTAAGGAATTGCTGAGCTTGTGAAACCTGCAGATCTTTGGGGGGAAAAGTGAAATCTGCAGATATTTGgggacaaaaaagaaacagaacccTTAGGGTTTTGGTACTGAAGCTGCTATGGATGTCATCAGTTAAAGGAAATACTCTGGAAAGCCTAACAGTGAACAGCAATTCCATTATCGACATCAGCATTCAGTCTGTGGCCTCTTCACTTAACAGACCTCTTAATGTGCAGTCAGGTGGATAACTCCATCCTGCGTGTGGCAACTGGAAAACAGTGGTTCAGACAGACAGTTGGGATTGTTTCAGGGTGGTCTTTATAAGCTTGTTCTTAAGATTGAAGATTTCTTAGGAAttggttttgttcttcagcattttctcccccatcctGCCTGTTGTACTTGCACATCACTCTTGCTGTGATGAATTTCAGGAATTGTTGCTGGTGGAGGTCGTATCGACAAGCCCATCCTAAAGGCTGGCCGTGCCTACCATAAATACAAGGCGAAGAGAAACTGCTGGCCGCGTGTCCGTGGTGTGGCCATGAATGTGAGTCTTCACTTTGCCTTTTTATGGCTTAAAAAGGAATTGCTTGGCATGGTGGGGGGTTGGCGTATCGCAGAGCAGGCTACCAGGCATGTTTTTAATCAGGGTAGTTATCAGCACTTGGTAGTTACTGTGCTGCGTCACAAATGAAGCAGTTAAACTTCTTGTTCCCTCAAATCAGTTTATGGCTGCTAAACGATACCTTTGTTGTACGGATTGCTtgacttctgtttcctttcccaCAGCCTGTAGAACATCCCTTTGGTGGTGGTAACCATCAGCACATTGGCAAGCCTTCAACCATCAGGAGAGATGCTCCCGCTGGGCGCAAAGTCGGTCTCATTGCTGCTCGGCGTACGGGTAGACTGCGTGGAACAAAGACTgtgcaggaaaaggaaaactaaagACCCAGTATGGAGCTTAaagaataaatttttaaaacttaGCTTGTGTGAAGTTCAAGTTATCTGTTGCTAAAGTGCTGCTGAAAATGGGGATAATGTTCAACAGAGGAAGGTTTTGAGTGGAGATAAGGTAGCTTTCTCTACACCACCTGCTCCCTAACCCCTAAAAAAGCAGATCAGATGCTCTTTCTGCCAATGCTTTCATTCTGTATGCAGGGTTAGAGCCTGGAATGATACTCTGTGTAGATGCTCTCCTGTCCAGATGTTCAAGGGGATCGTCTTGTTGACACTATATGGCCTAGTTACCTGGCTATAGAAGCCTGACAAAGCTTTTCTAACCCATCAAGAAATCCCTTGAGTACCCGGTTCAATCTGTCCATCTTGCCAAAATCATTAGAAGGTACTGATTTTTCTGAGTTTGGTAGACTCCAACATTGTTTTCTGTCTCATAAGAAAAGCTGTTGTCTTATGAAAaggcagctttgcttttttattgtgGGGGAGAGAGGTTGAGCAGCAATAATTGAGGTAGATGATAGAAGTTGTTACTGCAAAATAGTTTGAATTGCTCAGCTTTACTCATTTGGCCTTTGGAGAAGTAAAGCTGTCAACCTATCTAAAACTGAAGTTCTCTCCTGAGCATTCCTAAAGCAGAGTTGCATTCCTTGTTCCTATTCCTTGCCTGTTTTCTCAGTGGAGAtgggcagcccacagcacacTCTTCATGTGCCTTGTGGGCTCATGGTGATCTGGCTGTGAGTTGCCAATGTATGCACCTACTGCAGCAAAAATTACATGCAAAGATCAGAATGCTGCCTACCTGCTGAAGCTCCAGCAAATTTCCAGTCCTATTTTGCTACCTTGGCATCATGTCCAGGCTATCTGATACGGACTTGCTCGCAGaccttcacatttttctcttccctgtcAATATCAGCTCTTGTATAGCTGGACGTGGTCTCAGAACAGGTACCAGTTGCTCTAGGCCAGGTGCTCCTACAGTGAGGTGGTGATCCTTGGAAAGATAT of the Gallus gallus isolate bGalGal1 chromosome 1, bGalGal1.mat.broiler.GRCg7b, whole genome shotgun sequence genome contains:
- the RPL8 gene encoding 60S ribosomal protein L8 is translated as MGRVIRGQRKGAGSVFRAHVKHRKGPAKLRAVDFAERHGYIKGIVKDIIHDPGRGAPLAKIAFRDPYRFKKRTELFIAAEGIHTGQFVYCGKKAQLNIGNVLPVGTMPEGTIVCCLEEKPGDRGKLARASGNYATVISHNPETKKTRVKLPSGSKKVISSANRAVVGIVAGGGRIDKPILKAGRAYHKYKAKRNCWPRVRGVAMNPVEHPFGGGNHQHIGKPSTIRRDAPAGRKVGLIAARRTGRLRGTKTVQEKEN